In Drosophila yakuba strain Tai18E2 chromosome X, Prin_Dyak_Tai18E2_2.1, whole genome shotgun sequence, a single genomic region encodes these proteins:
- the LOC6526057 gene encoding cytoplasmic dynein 1 intermediate chain isoform X9, translated as MDRKAELERKKAKLAALREEKDRRRREKEIKDMEEAAGRIGGGAGIDKDQRKDLDEMLSSLGVAPVSEVLSSLSSVNSMTSDNSNTQTPDASLQATVNGQSGGKKQPLNLSVYNVQATNIPPKETLVYTKQTQTTSTGGGNGDGYMEDWWRPRKAVFGTHAKKTAAHATDYYDEYNLNPGLEWEDEFTVLAFDAQGDDEESSLQNLDNGFTSKLPPGYLTHGLPTVKDVAPAITPLEIKKETEVKKEVNELSEEQKQMIILSENFQRFVVRAGRVIERALSENVDIYTDYIGGGDSEEANDERSHARLSLNRVFYDERWSKNRCITSMDWSTHFPELVVASYHNNEESPNEPDGVVMVWNTKFKKSTPEDVFHCQSAVMSTCFAKFNPNLILGGTYSGQIVLWDNRVQKRTPIQRTPLSAAAHTHPVYCLQMVGTQNAHNVISISSDGKLCSWSLDMLSQPQDTLELQQRQSKAIAITSMAFPANEINSLVMGSEDGYVYSASRHGLRSGVNEVYERHLGPITGISTHYNQLSPDFGHLFLTSSIDWTIKLWSLKDTKPLYSFEDNSDYVMDVAWSPVHPALFAAVDGSGRLDLWNLNQDTEVPTASIVVAGAPALNRVSWTPSGLHVCIGDEAGKLYVYDVAENLAQPSRDEWSRFNTHLNEIKMNQSDEV; from the exons ATGGATCGCAAGGCTGAGCTGGAACGCAAGAAGGCCAAGTTGGCCGCTCTGCGCGAGGAGAAGGATCGCCGGCGGCGCGAGAAGGAGATTAAGGACATGGAGGAGGCGGCCGGTCGCATTGGCGGCGGTGCAGGCATCGACAAGGATCAGCGCAA GGATCTCGACGAAATGCTGTCATCGCTGGGCGTGGCCCCCGTCTCCGAGGTCCTTTCCTCACTCTCCTCCGTCAACTCGATGACCTCGGACAACTCCAACACACAGACCCCCGACGCCAGCCTCCAAGCCACCGTCAATGGCCAGAG CGGCGGAAAGAAACAGCCCCTCAATCTGAGCGTCTACAATGTGCAGGCTACGAACATTCCACCAAAAGAGACGCTGGTCTACACGAAGCAGACCCAGACGACCAGTACCGGAGGCGGAAACGGCGATG GATATATGGAGGACTGGTGGCGTCCACGTAAAG CTGTTTTTGGCACGCACGCAAAAAAAACTGCAGCTCATGCTACGGATTATTATG ATGAATACAATCTTAATCCGGGTTTAGAGTGGGAGGATGAATTCACAG TGCTTGCATTTGATGCCCAAGGAGACGACGAAGAGAGCTCCCTGCAGAACCTGGACAACGGATTCACCTCCAAGCTGCCCCCTGGCTATCTCACCCACGGCCTGCCCACCGTCAAGGACGTCGCCCCGGCCATCACGCCCCTCGAGATCAAGAAGGAGACCGAAGTGAAGAAGGAGG TCAACGAGCTGTCcgaggagcagaagcagatGATCATACTGTCGGAGAACTTCCAGCGATTCGTGGTGCGCGCCGGTCGCGTCATCGAGCGGGCACTCTCGGAGAATGTGGACATCTACACGGACTACATCGGCGGCGGCGACAGCGAGGAGGCGAACGACGAGCGATCGCATGCGCGGCTCTCGTTGAACCGCGTCTTCTACGACGAGCGCTGGTCGAAGAACCGCTGCATCACCAGCATGGATTGGTCCACCCACTTTCCCGAGCTGGTGGTGGCCTCGTACCACAACAACGAGGAGAGTCCCAACGAGCCGGACGGCGTGGTAATGGTGTGGAACACCAAGTTCAAGAAGAGCACGCCCGAGGACGTCTTCCACTGTCAGAGCGCGGTGATGTCCACCTGCTTTGCCAAGTTCAATCCCAACCTGATCCTCGGCGGCACCTATTCGGGCCAGATTGTGCTGTGGGACAATCGCGTGCAGAAGCGCACGCCCATCCAGCGCACGCCCCTCAGTGCCGCCGCACACACGCATCCCGTCTACTGCCTCCAGATGGTGGGCACCCAGAACGCGCACAACGTCATCTCCATATCCTCGGACGGCAAGCTGTGCTCCTGGTCGCTGGACATGCTCTCGCAACCGCAGGACACGCTAGAGCTGCAGCAGCGCCAGTCGAAGGCCATTGCCATCACGTCGATGGCCTTCCCGGCCAACGAGATCAACAGCCTGGTGATGGGCAGCGAGGACGGCTACGTTTACTCCGCCTCGCGCCATGGCCTGCGCTCCGGGGTCAACGAGGTGTACGAACGCCATCTGGGCCCCATCACTGGCATATCCACGCATTACAACCAGCTGTCGCCGGACTTTGGCCACCTCTTCTTAACCTCGTCCATTGACTGGACCATCAAGCTCTGGTCGCTAAAG GACACTAAGCCGCTGTACTCCTTTGAGGACAACTCGGACTACGTGATGGACGTCGCCTGGTCGCCCGTGCATCCTGCACTCTTCGCTGCCGTCGATGGCAGCGGCCGCCTGGACCTGTGGAACCTCAATCAAGACACCGAGGTGCCGACAGCCTCGATTGTCGTGGCGGGAGCACCAGCCCTGAACCGCGTCTCCTGGACCCCATCCGGCCTCCACGTCTGCATCGGCGACGAGGCCGGCAAACTGTACGTGTACGACGTGGCCGAGAACCTGGCGCAGCCATCGCGCGACGAATGGTCGCGTTTCAACACCCATCTTAACGAGATTAAGATGAACCAGAGCGACGAAGTCTAG
- the LOC6526057 gene encoding cytoplasmic dynein 1 intermediate chain isoform X41, which translates to MDRKAELERKKAKLAALREEKDRRRREKEIKDMEEAAGRIGGGAGIDKDQRKDLDEMLSSLGVAPVSEVLSSLSSVNSMTSDNSNTQTPDASLQATVNGQSGGKKQPLNLSVYNVQATNIPPKETLVYTKQTQTTSTGGGNGDAHATDYYGDDEESSLQNLDNGFTSKLPPGYLTHGLPTVKDVAPAITPLEIKKETEVKKEVNELSEEQKQMIILSENFQRFVVRAGRVIERALSENVDIYTDYIGGGDSEEANDERSHARLSLNRVFYDERWSKNRCITSMDWSTHFPELVVASYHNNEESPNEPDGVVMVWNTKFKKSTPEDVFHCQSAVMSTCFAKFNPNLILGGTYSGQIVLWDNRVQKRTPIQRTPLSAAAHTHPVYCLQMVGTQNAHNVISISSDGKLCSWSLDMLSQPQDTLELQQRQSKAIAITSMAFPANEINSLVMGSEDGYVYSASRHGLRSGVNEVYERHLGPITGISTHYNQLSPDFGHLFLTSSIDWTIKLWSLKDTKPLYSFEDNSDYVMDVAWSPVHPALFAAVDGSGRLDLWNLNQDTEVPTASIVVAGAPALNRVSWTPSGLHVCIGDEAGKLYVYDVAENLAQPSRDEWSRFNTHLNEIKMNQSDEV; encoded by the exons ATGGATCGCAAGGCTGAGCTGGAACGCAAGAAGGCCAAGTTGGCCGCTCTGCGCGAGGAGAAGGATCGCCGGCGGCGCGAGAAGGAGATTAAGGACATGGAGGAGGCGGCCGGTCGCATTGGCGGCGGTGCAGGCATCGACAAGGATCAGCGCAA GGATCTCGACGAAATGCTGTCATCGCTGGGCGTGGCCCCCGTCTCCGAGGTCCTTTCCTCACTCTCCTCCGTCAACTCGATGACCTCGGACAACTCCAACACACAGACCCCCGACGCCAGCCTCCAAGCCACCGTCAATGGCCAGAG CGGCGGAAAGAAACAGCCCCTCAATCTGAGCGTCTACAATGTGCAGGCTACGAACATTCCACCAAAAGAGACGCTGGTCTACACGAAGCAGACCCAGACGACCAGTACCGGAGGCGGAAACGGCGATG CTCATGCTACGGATTATTATG GAGACGACGAAGAGAGCTCCCTGCAGAACCTGGACAACGGATTCACCTCCAAGCTGCCCCCTGGCTATCTCACCCACGGCCTGCCCACCGTCAAGGACGTCGCCCCGGCCATCACGCCCCTCGAGATCAAGAAGGAGACCGAAGTGAAGAAGGAGG TCAACGAGCTGTCcgaggagcagaagcagatGATCATACTGTCGGAGAACTTCCAGCGATTCGTGGTGCGCGCCGGTCGCGTCATCGAGCGGGCACTCTCGGAGAATGTGGACATCTACACGGACTACATCGGCGGCGGCGACAGCGAGGAGGCGAACGACGAGCGATCGCATGCGCGGCTCTCGTTGAACCGCGTCTTCTACGACGAGCGCTGGTCGAAGAACCGCTGCATCACCAGCATGGATTGGTCCACCCACTTTCCCGAGCTGGTGGTGGCCTCGTACCACAACAACGAGGAGAGTCCCAACGAGCCGGACGGCGTGGTAATGGTGTGGAACACCAAGTTCAAGAAGAGCACGCCCGAGGACGTCTTCCACTGTCAGAGCGCGGTGATGTCCACCTGCTTTGCCAAGTTCAATCCCAACCTGATCCTCGGCGGCACCTATTCGGGCCAGATTGTGCTGTGGGACAATCGCGTGCAGAAGCGCACGCCCATCCAGCGCACGCCCCTCAGTGCCGCCGCACACACGCATCCCGTCTACTGCCTCCAGATGGTGGGCACCCAGAACGCGCACAACGTCATCTCCATATCCTCGGACGGCAAGCTGTGCTCCTGGTCGCTGGACATGCTCTCGCAACCGCAGGACACGCTAGAGCTGCAGCAGCGCCAGTCGAAGGCCATTGCCATCACGTCGATGGCCTTCCCGGCCAACGAGATCAACAGCCTGGTGATGGGCAGCGAGGACGGCTACGTTTACTCCGCCTCGCGCCATGGCCTGCGCTCCGGGGTCAACGAGGTGTACGAACGCCATCTGGGCCCCATCACTGGCATATCCACGCATTACAACCAGCTGTCGCCGGACTTTGGCCACCTCTTCTTAACCTCGTCCATTGACTGGACCATCAAGCTCTGGTCGCTAAAG GACACTAAGCCGCTGTACTCCTTTGAGGACAACTCGGACTACGTGATGGACGTCGCCTGGTCGCCCGTGCATCCTGCACTCTTCGCTGCCGTCGATGGCAGCGGCCGCCTGGACCTGTGGAACCTCAATCAAGACACCGAGGTGCCGACAGCCTCGATTGTCGTGGCGGGAGCACCAGCCCTGAACCGCGTCTCCTGGACCCCATCCGGCCTCCACGTCTGCATCGGCGACGAGGCCGGCAAACTGTACGTGTACGACGTGGCCGAGAACCTGGCGCAGCCATCGCGCGACGAATGGTCGCGTTTCAACACCCATCTTAACGAGATTAAGATGAACCAGAGCGACGAAGTCTAG
- the LOC6526057 gene encoding cytoplasmic dynein 1 intermediate chain isoform X23, producing the protein MDRKAELERKKAKLAALREEKDRRRREKEIKDMEEAAGRIGGGAGIDKDQRKDLDEMLSSLGVAPVSEVLSSLSSVNSMTSDNSNTQTPDASLQATVNGQSGGKKQPLNLSVYNVQATNIPPKETLVYTKQTQTTSTGGGNGDVLSCHSSPLSGYMEDWWRPRKDEYNLNPGLEWEDEFTGDDEESSLQNLDNGFTSKLPPGYLTHGLPTVKDVAPAITPLEIKKETEVKKEVNELSEEQKQMIILSENFQRFVVRAGRVIERALSENVDIYTDYIGGGDSEEANDERSHARLSLNRVFYDERWSKNRCITSMDWSTHFPELVVASYHNNEESPNEPDGVVMVWNTKFKKSTPEDVFHCQSAVMSTCFAKFNPNLILGGTYSGQIVLWDNRVQKRTPIQRTPLSAAAHTHPVYCLQMVGTQNAHNVISISSDGKLCSWSLDMLSQPQDTLELQQRQSKAIAITSMAFPANEINSLVMGSEDGYVYSASRHGLRSGVNEVYERHLGPITGISTHYNQLSPDFGHLFLTSSIDWTIKLWSLKDTKPLYSFEDNSDYVMDVAWSPVHPALFAAVDGSGRLDLWNLNQDTEVPTASIVVAGAPALNRVSWTPSGLHVCIGDEAGKLYVYDVAENLAQPSRDEWSRFNTHLNEIKMNQSDEV; encoded by the exons ATGGATCGCAAGGCTGAGCTGGAACGCAAGAAGGCCAAGTTGGCCGCTCTGCGCGAGGAGAAGGATCGCCGGCGGCGCGAGAAGGAGATTAAGGACATGGAGGAGGCGGCCGGTCGCATTGGCGGCGGTGCAGGCATCGACAAGGATCAGCGCAA GGATCTCGACGAAATGCTGTCATCGCTGGGCGTGGCCCCCGTCTCCGAGGTCCTTTCCTCACTCTCCTCCGTCAACTCGATGACCTCGGACAACTCCAACACACAGACCCCCGACGCCAGCCTCCAAGCCACCGTCAATGGCCAGAG CGGCGGAAAGAAACAGCCCCTCAATCTGAGCGTCTACAATGTGCAGGCTACGAACATTCCACCAAAAGAGACGCTGGTCTACACGAAGCAGACCCAGACGACCAGTACCGGAGGCGGAAACGGCGATG TTCTTTCTTGCCACTCCTCGCCTCTGTCAGGATATATGGAGGACTGGTGGCGTCCACGTAAAG ATGAATACAATCTTAATCCGGGTTTAGAGTGGGAGGATGAATTCACAG GAGACGACGAAGAGAGCTCCCTGCAGAACCTGGACAACGGATTCACCTCCAAGCTGCCCCCTGGCTATCTCACCCACGGCCTGCCCACCGTCAAGGACGTCGCCCCGGCCATCACGCCCCTCGAGATCAAGAAGGAGACCGAAGTGAAGAAGGAGG TCAACGAGCTGTCcgaggagcagaagcagatGATCATACTGTCGGAGAACTTCCAGCGATTCGTGGTGCGCGCCGGTCGCGTCATCGAGCGGGCACTCTCGGAGAATGTGGACATCTACACGGACTACATCGGCGGCGGCGACAGCGAGGAGGCGAACGACGAGCGATCGCATGCGCGGCTCTCGTTGAACCGCGTCTTCTACGACGAGCGCTGGTCGAAGAACCGCTGCATCACCAGCATGGATTGGTCCACCCACTTTCCCGAGCTGGTGGTGGCCTCGTACCACAACAACGAGGAGAGTCCCAACGAGCCGGACGGCGTGGTAATGGTGTGGAACACCAAGTTCAAGAAGAGCACGCCCGAGGACGTCTTCCACTGTCAGAGCGCGGTGATGTCCACCTGCTTTGCCAAGTTCAATCCCAACCTGATCCTCGGCGGCACCTATTCGGGCCAGATTGTGCTGTGGGACAATCGCGTGCAGAAGCGCACGCCCATCCAGCGCACGCCCCTCAGTGCCGCCGCACACACGCATCCCGTCTACTGCCTCCAGATGGTGGGCACCCAGAACGCGCACAACGTCATCTCCATATCCTCGGACGGCAAGCTGTGCTCCTGGTCGCTGGACATGCTCTCGCAACCGCAGGACACGCTAGAGCTGCAGCAGCGCCAGTCGAAGGCCATTGCCATCACGTCGATGGCCTTCCCGGCCAACGAGATCAACAGCCTGGTGATGGGCAGCGAGGACGGCTACGTTTACTCCGCCTCGCGCCATGGCCTGCGCTCCGGGGTCAACGAGGTGTACGAACGCCATCTGGGCCCCATCACTGGCATATCCACGCATTACAACCAGCTGTCGCCGGACTTTGGCCACCTCTTCTTAACCTCGTCCATTGACTGGACCATCAAGCTCTGGTCGCTAAAG GACACTAAGCCGCTGTACTCCTTTGAGGACAACTCGGACTACGTGATGGACGTCGCCTGGTCGCCCGTGCATCCTGCACTCTTCGCTGCCGTCGATGGCAGCGGCCGCCTGGACCTGTGGAACCTCAATCAAGACACCGAGGTGCCGACAGCCTCGATTGTCGTGGCGGGAGCACCAGCCCTGAACCGCGTCTCCTGGACCCCATCCGGCCTCCACGTCTGCATCGGCGACGAGGCCGGCAAACTGTACGTGTACGACGTGGCCGAGAACCTGGCGCAGCCATCGCGCGACGAATGGTCGCGTTTCAACACCCATCTTAACGAGATTAAGATGAACCAGAGCGACGAAGTCTAG
- the LOC6526057 gene encoding cytoplasmic dynein 1 intermediate chain isoform X18 produces the protein MDRKAELERKKAKLAALREEKDRRRREKEIKDMEEAAGRIGGGAGIDKDQRKDLDEMLSSLGVAPVSEVLSSLSSVNSMTSDNSNTQTPDASLQATVNGQSGGKKQPLNLSVYNVQATNIPPKETLVYTKQTQTTSTGGGNGDVLSCHSSPLSGYMEDWWRPRKGTHAKKTAAHATDYYVLAFDAQGDDEESSLQNLDNGFTSKLPPGYLTHGLPTVKDVAPAITPLEIKKETEVKKEVNELSEEQKQMIILSENFQRFVVRAGRVIERALSENVDIYTDYIGGGDSEEANDERSHARLSLNRVFYDERWSKNRCITSMDWSTHFPELVVASYHNNEESPNEPDGVVMVWNTKFKKSTPEDVFHCQSAVMSTCFAKFNPNLILGGTYSGQIVLWDNRVQKRTPIQRTPLSAAAHTHPVYCLQMVGTQNAHNVISISSDGKLCSWSLDMLSQPQDTLELQQRQSKAIAITSMAFPANEINSLVMGSEDGYVYSASRHGLRSGVNEVYERHLGPITGISTHYNQLSPDFGHLFLTSSIDWTIKLWSLKDTKPLYSFEDNSDYVMDVAWSPVHPALFAAVDGSGRLDLWNLNQDTEVPTASIVVAGAPALNRVSWTPSGLHVCIGDEAGKLYVYDVAENLAQPSRDEWSRFNTHLNEIKMNQSDEV, from the exons ATGGATCGCAAGGCTGAGCTGGAACGCAAGAAGGCCAAGTTGGCCGCTCTGCGCGAGGAGAAGGATCGCCGGCGGCGCGAGAAGGAGATTAAGGACATGGAGGAGGCGGCCGGTCGCATTGGCGGCGGTGCAGGCATCGACAAGGATCAGCGCAA GGATCTCGACGAAATGCTGTCATCGCTGGGCGTGGCCCCCGTCTCCGAGGTCCTTTCCTCACTCTCCTCCGTCAACTCGATGACCTCGGACAACTCCAACACACAGACCCCCGACGCCAGCCTCCAAGCCACCGTCAATGGCCAGAG CGGCGGAAAGAAACAGCCCCTCAATCTGAGCGTCTACAATGTGCAGGCTACGAACATTCCACCAAAAGAGACGCTGGTCTACACGAAGCAGACCCAGACGACCAGTACCGGAGGCGGAAACGGCGATG TTCTTTCTTGCCACTCCTCGCCTCTGTCAGGATATATGGAGGACTGGTGGCGTCCACGTAAAG GCACGCACGCAAAAAAAACTGCAGCTCATGCTACGGATTATTATG TGCTTGCATTTGATGCCCAAGGAGACGACGAAGAGAGCTCCCTGCAGAACCTGGACAACGGATTCACCTCCAAGCTGCCCCCTGGCTATCTCACCCACGGCCTGCCCACCGTCAAGGACGTCGCCCCGGCCATCACGCCCCTCGAGATCAAGAAGGAGACCGAAGTGAAGAAGGAGG TCAACGAGCTGTCcgaggagcagaagcagatGATCATACTGTCGGAGAACTTCCAGCGATTCGTGGTGCGCGCCGGTCGCGTCATCGAGCGGGCACTCTCGGAGAATGTGGACATCTACACGGACTACATCGGCGGCGGCGACAGCGAGGAGGCGAACGACGAGCGATCGCATGCGCGGCTCTCGTTGAACCGCGTCTTCTACGACGAGCGCTGGTCGAAGAACCGCTGCATCACCAGCATGGATTGGTCCACCCACTTTCCCGAGCTGGTGGTGGCCTCGTACCACAACAACGAGGAGAGTCCCAACGAGCCGGACGGCGTGGTAATGGTGTGGAACACCAAGTTCAAGAAGAGCACGCCCGAGGACGTCTTCCACTGTCAGAGCGCGGTGATGTCCACCTGCTTTGCCAAGTTCAATCCCAACCTGATCCTCGGCGGCACCTATTCGGGCCAGATTGTGCTGTGGGACAATCGCGTGCAGAAGCGCACGCCCATCCAGCGCACGCCCCTCAGTGCCGCCGCACACACGCATCCCGTCTACTGCCTCCAGATGGTGGGCACCCAGAACGCGCACAACGTCATCTCCATATCCTCGGACGGCAAGCTGTGCTCCTGGTCGCTGGACATGCTCTCGCAACCGCAGGACACGCTAGAGCTGCAGCAGCGCCAGTCGAAGGCCATTGCCATCACGTCGATGGCCTTCCCGGCCAACGAGATCAACAGCCTGGTGATGGGCAGCGAGGACGGCTACGTTTACTCCGCCTCGCGCCATGGCCTGCGCTCCGGGGTCAACGAGGTGTACGAACGCCATCTGGGCCCCATCACTGGCATATCCACGCATTACAACCAGCTGTCGCCGGACTTTGGCCACCTCTTCTTAACCTCGTCCATTGACTGGACCATCAAGCTCTGGTCGCTAAAG GACACTAAGCCGCTGTACTCCTTTGAGGACAACTCGGACTACGTGATGGACGTCGCCTGGTCGCCCGTGCATCCTGCACTCTTCGCTGCCGTCGATGGCAGCGGCCGCCTGGACCTGTGGAACCTCAATCAAGACACCGAGGTGCCGACAGCCTCGATTGTCGTGGCGGGAGCACCAGCCCTGAACCGCGTCTCCTGGACCCCATCCGGCCTCCACGTCTGCATCGGCGACGAGGCCGGCAAACTGTACGTGTACGACGTGGCCGAGAACCTGGCGCAGCCATCGCGCGACGAATGGTCGCGTTTCAACACCCATCTTAACGAGATTAAGATGAACCAGAGCGACGAAGTCTAG
- the LOC6526057 gene encoding cytoplasmic dynein 1 intermediate chain isoform X38: protein MDRKAELERKKAKLAALREEKDRRRREKEIKDMEEAAGRIGGGAGIDKDQRKDLDEMLSSLGVAPVSEVLSSLSSVNSMTSDNSNTQTPDASLQATVNGQSGGKKQPLNLSVYNVQATNIPPKETLVYTKQTQTTSTGGGNGDDEYNLNPGLEWEDEFTDDEESSLQNLDNGFTSKLPPGYLTHGLPTVKDVAPAITPLEIKKETEVKKEVNELSEEQKQMIILSENFQRFVVRAGRVIERALSENVDIYTDYIGGGDSEEANDERSHARLSLNRVFYDERWSKNRCITSMDWSTHFPELVVASYHNNEESPNEPDGVVMVWNTKFKKSTPEDVFHCQSAVMSTCFAKFNPNLILGGTYSGQIVLWDNRVQKRTPIQRTPLSAAAHTHPVYCLQMVGTQNAHNVISISSDGKLCSWSLDMLSQPQDTLELQQRQSKAIAITSMAFPANEINSLVMGSEDGYVYSASRHGLRSGVNEVYERHLGPITGISTHYNQLSPDFGHLFLTSSIDWTIKLWSLKDTKPLYSFEDNSDYVMDVAWSPVHPALFAAVDGSGRLDLWNLNQDTEVPTASIVVAGAPALNRVSWTPSGLHVCIGDEAGKLYVYDVAENLAQPSRDEWSRFNTHLNEIKMNQSDEV, encoded by the exons ATGGATCGCAAGGCTGAGCTGGAACGCAAGAAGGCCAAGTTGGCCGCTCTGCGCGAGGAGAAGGATCGCCGGCGGCGCGAGAAGGAGATTAAGGACATGGAGGAGGCGGCCGGTCGCATTGGCGGCGGTGCAGGCATCGACAAGGATCAGCGCAA GGATCTCGACGAAATGCTGTCATCGCTGGGCGTGGCCCCCGTCTCCGAGGTCCTTTCCTCACTCTCCTCCGTCAACTCGATGACCTCGGACAACTCCAACACACAGACCCCCGACGCCAGCCTCCAAGCCACCGTCAATGGCCAGAG CGGCGGAAAGAAACAGCCCCTCAATCTGAGCGTCTACAATGTGCAGGCTACGAACATTCCACCAAAAGAGACGCTGGTCTACACGAAGCAGACCCAGACGACCAGTACCGGAGGCGGAAACGGCGATG ATGAATACAATCTTAATCCGGGTTTAGAGTGGGAGGATGAATTCACAG ACGACGAAGAGAGCTCCCTGCAGAACCTGGACAACGGATTCACCTCCAAGCTGCCCCCTGGCTATCTCACCCACGGCCTGCCCACCGTCAAGGACGTCGCCCCGGCCATCACGCCCCTCGAGATCAAGAAGGAGACCGAAGTGAAGAAGGAGG TCAACGAGCTGTCcgaggagcagaagcagatGATCATACTGTCGGAGAACTTCCAGCGATTCGTGGTGCGCGCCGGTCGCGTCATCGAGCGGGCACTCTCGGAGAATGTGGACATCTACACGGACTACATCGGCGGCGGCGACAGCGAGGAGGCGAACGACGAGCGATCGCATGCGCGGCTCTCGTTGAACCGCGTCTTCTACGACGAGCGCTGGTCGAAGAACCGCTGCATCACCAGCATGGATTGGTCCACCCACTTTCCCGAGCTGGTGGTGGCCTCGTACCACAACAACGAGGAGAGTCCCAACGAGCCGGACGGCGTGGTAATGGTGTGGAACACCAAGTTCAAGAAGAGCACGCCCGAGGACGTCTTCCACTGTCAGAGCGCGGTGATGTCCACCTGCTTTGCCAAGTTCAATCCCAACCTGATCCTCGGCGGCACCTATTCGGGCCAGATTGTGCTGTGGGACAATCGCGTGCAGAAGCGCACGCCCATCCAGCGCACGCCCCTCAGTGCCGCCGCACACACGCATCCCGTCTACTGCCTCCAGATGGTGGGCACCCAGAACGCGCACAACGTCATCTCCATATCCTCGGACGGCAAGCTGTGCTCCTGGTCGCTGGACATGCTCTCGCAACCGCAGGACACGCTAGAGCTGCAGCAGCGCCAGTCGAAGGCCATTGCCATCACGTCGATGGCCTTCCCGGCCAACGAGATCAACAGCCTGGTGATGGGCAGCGAGGACGGCTACGTTTACTCCGCCTCGCGCCATGGCCTGCGCTCCGGGGTCAACGAGGTGTACGAACGCCATCTGGGCCCCATCACTGGCATATCCACGCATTACAACCAGCTGTCGCCGGACTTTGGCCACCTCTTCTTAACCTCGTCCATTGACTGGACCATCAAGCTCTGGTCGCTAAAG GACACTAAGCCGCTGTACTCCTTTGAGGACAACTCGGACTACGTGATGGACGTCGCCTGGTCGCCCGTGCATCCTGCACTCTTCGCTGCCGTCGATGGCAGCGGCCGCCTGGACCTGTGGAACCTCAATCAAGACACCGAGGTGCCGACAGCCTCGATTGTCGTGGCGGGAGCACCAGCCCTGAACCGCGTCTCCTGGACCCCATCCGGCCTCCACGTCTGCATCGGCGACGAGGCCGGCAAACTGTACGTGTACGACGTGGCCGAGAACCTGGCGCAGCCATCGCGCGACGAATGGTCGCGTTTCAACACCCATCTTAACGAGATTAAGATGAACCAGAGCGACGAAGTCTAG